In the Pseudomonas sp. ADAK2 genome, one interval contains:
- a CDS encoding phage tail protein: MTKLQELTRYLLERQLVPAEQLDSWTEQVTLELFWKPGVDGMHMADMRYRAAIVLERFADHPGRLMALVGSWLENNDPDRDRYELPAPLFAVEMLDNDLADVDITLEFVEPQYLAEDPAGEIEAFGKTWAFVPFDLWIAEHGEVGSGDR, translated from the coding sequence ATGACCAAGCTGCAAGAGCTGACCCGCTACTTGTTGGAACGCCAGCTGGTGCCCGCCGAGCAGCTGGATAGCTGGACCGAACAGGTCACGCTCGAACTCTTCTGGAAGCCTGGCGTGGACGGCATGCACATGGCTGACATGCGTTATCGCGCCGCCATCGTGCTGGAGCGCTTCGCCGACCACCCGGGGCGGCTGATGGCCCTGGTGGGCAGCTGGCTGGAAAACAACGATCCGGACCGCGATCGGTACGAACTGCCGGCGCCGCTGTTCGCCGTCGAGATGCTGGACAACGACCTGGCCGACGTGGACATCACCCTGGAGTTCGTCGAGCCGCAGTACCTGGCCGAAGACCCGGCGGGTGAGATCGAGGCCTTCGGCAAGACCTGGGCTTTCGTCCCGTTCGATCTGTGGATTGCAGAACACGGCGAGGTCGGCAGCGGTGACCGCTAA
- a CDS encoding head completion/stabilization protein: protein MSSFSGKPTTFVEQAIENDGFWPNLSVAEFQKGYRLPAEYLVDMLVTDLNTAMIEVNRDLAKRKGQWQNAGITCVESADPMVLPERTFHTATYKRAVYCRAKASLLTQFATVNRRESAENTGKEAPERGETFLEFSQQAVRSLQGRGRITAALL, encoded by the coding sequence ATGAGCAGCTTTTCCGGGAAACCCACGACCTTTGTGGAACAGGCGATCGAGAACGACGGCTTTTGGCCGAACCTCTCCGTGGCTGAGTTTCAGAAGGGTTATCGCCTGCCGGCGGAGTACCTGGTGGACATGCTGGTCACAGATTTGAACACCGCGATGATCGAGGTCAATCGCGATCTGGCCAAGCGCAAAGGCCAATGGCAGAACGCGGGCATCACCTGCGTGGAATCTGCCGACCCTATGGTGCTGCCCGAGCGCACATTTCACACAGCGACGTACAAGCGCGCCGTGTATTGCCGTGCCAAGGCCAGTTTGCTGACCCAGTTCGCCACCGTGAACCGTCGAGAAAGCGCGGAAAACACCGGCAAGGAAGCGCCCGAGCGTGGCGAAACGTTCCTGGAGTTCAGCCAGCAGGCCGTTCGTTCGTTGCAAGGCCGTGGCCGCATCACGGCGGCGCTGTTATGA
- the gpM gene encoding phage terminase small subunit translates to MSIALAHKRRVLALGPAAAAAAEPYSSSTALASPANAQKHLKLMEGALAIDLARLSDMNNLAGRQQLKRDELLPKYMDYVERYRDSGLNHPNLVLVQVMVWLFDTEQFELGLEVAMFAIEQGQSMPERFKRDIPTFVGDAVIEWADNEQKCGRSPEPYLSDMLPFVDGEWDLTEQIPAKYHKLIGIRAMDAKDWKKAISHFERATELYASIGVDTRLKGARKALEKQLAEPAAE, encoded by the coding sequence GTGAGCATCGCCCTGGCCCACAAACGCCGCGTGCTCGCATTAGGCCCGGCGGCGGCAGCAGCGGCCGAGCCCTACAGCTCCAGCACTGCCCTGGCCAGCCCAGCCAATGCGCAAAAGCACCTCAAGCTGATGGAAGGCGCGCTGGCGATCGATCTGGCTCGGCTCAGCGACATGAACAACCTCGCCGGCCGTCAGCAACTCAAGCGCGACGAACTGCTGCCCAAATACATGGACTACGTCGAGCGCTACCGCGATTCCGGGCTGAATCACCCGAACCTGGTGCTGGTGCAGGTCATGGTCTGGCTGTTCGACACCGAGCAGTTCGAACTGGGCCTTGAAGTGGCGATGTTCGCCATCGAGCAAGGCCAATCGATGCCGGAGCGCTTCAAGCGTGACATCCCGACCTTCGTCGGCGATGCGGTGATTGAGTGGGCCGACAACGAGCAGAAGTGCGGACGCAGTCCCGAGCCGTACCTGAGCGACATGCTGCCGTTTGTGGACGGTGAGTGGGATCTGACCGAACAAATCCCGGCCAAGTACCACAAGTTGATTGGCATCCGCGCCATGGATGCCAAGGACTGGAAAAAGGCGATCAGCCACTTTGAACGCGCTACTGAGCTGTACGCCAGCATCGGTGTGGATACGCGCCTGAAAGGGGCTCGCAAGGCCTTGGAAAAACAACTGGCTGAACCAGCCGCCGAATAA
- a CDS encoding phage major capsid protein, P2 family yields MGSLSSHAQEQFALMQDDLAETYNVQDASRQFAVEPSIAQELNDKITEKSDFLSRINVVPVSEIKGQKVMIGVTGPVSSRTNTKTTDREAKDFSDLSGLDYELFHTESDVGLSFAKIDSWAKFPDFADRYSAAVQRQIALDRIMIGWHGTHAAPQTDIVAHPMLEDVNKGWLQIAREQIPAQVLKEGKAAGKITLGAGGDYANLDALVHDVKQMIDPVFRDAGDLIAIIGSDLLASDKGKLYAKQGDTPTEKERIEGAQVIATYGGLPSFVIPHFPATGVVVTSWDNLSLYFQDSSWRRHLIENPKRSRVEDYNGRNEGYVIEQLEKFAAIEAGNLELLP; encoded by the coding sequence ATGGGCTCTCTTAGCAGTCACGCCCAGGAACAGTTCGCCCTCATGCAGGACGACCTGGCCGAGACGTACAACGTCCAGGACGCGTCCCGCCAGTTCGCCGTCGAGCCGAGCATTGCCCAGGAGCTGAACGACAAGATCACCGAAAAATCCGACTTTCTGAGTCGCATCAACGTGGTTCCGGTCAGCGAAATCAAAGGTCAGAAGGTCATGATCGGCGTGACTGGCCCTGTGTCCAGCCGCACCAACACCAAAACCACCGATCGCGAAGCCAAGGATTTCAGCGACCTGTCCGGCCTGGACTATGAGCTGTTCCATACGGAATCCGACGTGGGCCTGTCGTTCGCCAAGATCGACAGCTGGGCCAAGTTCCCCGACTTTGCCGATCGCTACAGCGCGGCCGTGCAACGTCAGATCGCCCTGGACCGAATCATGATCGGCTGGCACGGCACCCATGCGGCGCCTCAAACCGACATCGTCGCGCACCCGATGCTGGAGGACGTGAACAAAGGCTGGCTGCAAATCGCTCGCGAGCAGATCCCGGCCCAGGTACTCAAGGAAGGCAAAGCCGCTGGAAAAATCACCCTCGGCGCCGGCGGCGACTACGCCAACCTTGACGCCCTGGTGCATGACGTCAAGCAGATGATTGACCCGGTGTTCCGTGATGCCGGCGACCTGATCGCGATCATCGGCAGCGACCTGCTGGCCAGCGATAAGGGCAAGCTGTACGCCAAGCAAGGCGACACCCCAACCGAGAAAGAGCGCATTGAAGGCGCCCAGGTCATTGCCACCTATGGCGGCTTGCCGTCCTTCGTGATTCCGCACTTCCCAGCCACCGGCGTGGTGGTCACCAGTTGGGACAACCTCTCGCTGTACTTCCAGGACAGCAGCTGGCGCCGCCACCTGATCGAGAACCCGAAGCGCTCCCGCGTTGAAGATTACAACGGCCGTAACGAAGGCTACGTGATTGAGCAACTGGAGAAATTCGCGGCCATCGAAGCCGGCAACCTGGAGCTGCTGCCGTGA